CGCTCTGTGCCATGGATTGAGGTTGGACTACTCCCGAGTTGGCATGATTCGATTCGGAGGGTTGAGAATAGGCAGATCCAGCTGGCTGCGAAAGATACGGATACTGGCCCTGCCAGTCTGGCTGTGTTTGTAATGAGGAGTCGTATTGGTCTGACATGCGTGGACTGGTTGAAGCTTTACCAGGAGCCGGAAAGTATTTGCCCAAGGACCAGTGGCTGTGCTCAGGGTCGCAGGACCTAGTGGCGAGCATTGGGATGTGGTTTAGGCCCTTCGGATGGAGAGGCACCCGCGGAATCACCCACACGATTTTCTCGAGAAATGGTTGAAAGCGCTGCTAAAATCAACTCGACAAGAGCCAGACAGAGAAGCTACTGCCGTCGCCAGGAAGTTATCGACAGATCCAGATCCTGAAACAGTCAAGCCAGCTTACGAGGTCCCGAAGGAATGTTCCGTGGTACTCCGATAGGAAATAGAAGCTGCTGGTTGAGTCGTCTCGCTCGCGAGTTGTATGATTCAGAAACTCGaaaccaaccaaccaaatGATTTATCACGAGGAACAAGTTTAGTTATGCTCAGAAGCAGTGGCACGGAACAAGGACGGCTCGGATTAGTTTGGTCTGGGTTGAGGGGGCGGGATCCCTTCGAAAAGGGACTGCCTTTGATCTCGGCCTGCGGAGAGCTTGCTGTACTGGTAATACAGTGGATGTATCCCTTTGACCGGGTTGGCCAAGAAAGAAGTAGGTAGTTAGCCGCCTGCAAAGCGAGAAGAACCAGTGAGCGACCCCTGTCTGAGCAAAGTTAGGGCATGAGTGGCTATCCAAGTTCAGGTCGCAAGACTGATTTGAAGGGGTCGTATCTTAGTTCCAAGGTTCCACGAGGTAGGATTGGGATAGACTTGTATGGTGACATGAAAATGAGGACCGCATACCACGCGCTTCAGTGGGGTCCGACATCGATTTAGGTGCAATCGATGGTCCTGGAATCATCAGCTCGCATACAGGTATATGCCTCGTGCAGGTATGGGGTGCCGGGTGGTCCCAAGATGCTAGCAGGATGACTGACTTGTCCCGAGCCTGCAAGCTCCAGATCTTGTCAGAAAACAGAGTACTCGTAATATCCGTTAGGAGGGGTTTCAGAGAATTGTCCGCAGAGAATACGGCAAAAATGGAGGCTGCCGCTAGAGACAAGGACCTGTatcgatggagaagaagctgtggGGGGGGGCGTCTCCGTACCTGGTACCTGATGAAGGAGGATGGGGTGGGTGAGCCTATGCAGGCTTTGAAGCTTCTTGATTCGAGAAAAGCCGCACTGTAATGGGCCAGCAGTGCAGAGCATGCGCTCCTCACCCTTGCGGTTGTCGGTTGAGCTACCAGGAGTCTTCCGTGTTCCAAGATCGGGAAAGAGGGACCACTACCAGGAAGGGTATAATTGAGAACGGCCCCTTGTCCACAAGCCTTTCTTGGTCGAACTACTACGACGACTTCTCCGTACTTCCAGTATAAAGATGAACCAACTTGGTGTCATGTAGTTTTGTGAAAACAACGAGTGGCAATGAGTCTCTGGCAATTGCCAACAACCAGTCGACAAGCAAGGAGTTGACTAAAAATGAAAGCTCTGTCTGACATGGGGAGCGGCCGGAGCAGCGCGGATCTGGGCCCTCAGTCGAGCAAGTCGAGTAGTACTACTACTAGCATCTATAATGTGCGTGTCGGCCAAGAGGGGGAACTCAGCCGCGGCGACGCAGCGATCCGATGCTCTCTTTGCGCCGGGTATGCAAAAGCAGACCCATCAGGGACGCCGCGTTCAGTTATTCGTCCGCACAAGCACCTGGAGCCGCAGCATGAAGGCCTCGTCCATTATGCCAGACCGCCGCTTCCAACTGCGAAGATAGTTGTACGCCCGCGCGAAAGCACAAGCTAAAGTGGCTCTTCAATCTTAGCGGCATGGGATCGATCTCATTAGCCAGCAATTTGCATCAAGGGACAGGGCTTACAGCAAGACCAAAGCCAAGCAGTAGCAAAGGACCACATAAAAGGGCCGCAAGAATCGACTACCAGACGGCACCTCGGCCGGACCACTGGCGGGTAGTTCAGCGGCTCCTGGAGAGTAGTAGCACATTTTCTCTTAATAGAGCCCGCGGACGAACGCATGACCGTCGCTCGAGGCCTGTTTGCGTACTGAACCAATGGGCTCTTCAACGAGTTACAAAGGTCATGGTAGTTGATGGCATAGTACAACGGGCAAGGGGGGTCTTCGAAAACAAGGAGGGTTGACGCCAGGGGGCGCGCATATCGGTGACCAGGGGTGCTGCCATCCAAGACAGGGGTCGCCAGCGGCAAGTCAAAGACGACAAGAAATCGCAGGCCTTGTAAGTGGGGGGGAGGGTCGCCACATTTGAATGCAGGTAATAGTTACAgcggccgaggaggaggactAGGCAGTGGTGGAGCAGTTGTTGTCTCTGTGTTGAATCGAGACAACGCTCGTACTGGTAGCCATTGCCGATGTGAAAGAGATATCTCCAGCTGTCTGAGTTATTCTTTTGCTGTAACCGGAAGAGGGTGGGAGCAACAGTGACTAACACGTCCAGCCTCGTTCCGCTTGTTCATGCAGATAACGCGCGCGATCAATTGGGCTTAGGAGAACATGTGAAGCGGATGACGGTTGGGAAAACTGCAGCACGATGCCTTTCAAGGTATCCACCCCTCCTCCCGAGCGTGGCGTAATGGAGCTAGGCCCTCTCACTGCAGAGTCGTGCCTAGCATATGCCTCGTTAGCTCTCATACGATGGAGGCAAAGCGAACGGCATTTGCAGCTAGGGTGGATTGGATTCCCATTCTTGCATCAGGCTGAAGCGAGAAAGTGGCATCCCTCACCTGACCACGATACACATACACAGAGACGACGAGATGAGCCGCGTTGCTGATATTGGAGGAAAGAAGTTTCGAAGTCGAATCTGCCACAGGTCGAAAGAGCATCGCCAGGATGTCCGCGCACGGATCATTCGACACGCGGAAGAATTGCAGGGCAACGACACGCTACCCGTACATCAATCTAGGGCTACCCAggatgtactcgtacttcgTACTTTCGTACGAGTGCCAGCCTTTCCATGGAGGTGCTGAGAAAGGATATGCGCCGGTGCAACCGGGCCAGTCTTAGTGGGGCTAGCTCAAGCCGCGAGATGCTCAATCCACGTAGCATTGCGCTCGAGTGCATGCGTCTGCGCgtgtatgtatgtgtatGACCAGCTCGCGTTTGGACCAAGGTGCAGGCAAGCTGGAGCCTGCGAAGTGCAATCGGTCGCATGTCTGAGCAATGAGGTAGGATGGCAGTACGATGATTCGTACAAGCACTCATGACAGCACTTGAAGACAAGCTGTACTGTAAACCAAGTCGTTTCATCCCGAGCCGGGGGGGTGGCTAGACAAACTCACGTCTCTAGCTCCCTCAGGGGTAGCTACGAACTAGAACGCTCAAGTATGTCGCTGTGCTCGGTAATTGGCAGGCCCGCCGCCTGCTGAATTGTTGTTTTATATTTGCTTTCAAAGTTCCCGCTCTTGCAGAAGTGCAGTAGGCCACGTGCGAAGTATTAACACTTTCAGTCCATATCGGGTAGAGCCATATTCTTTAAGAGTCTAGTTCTAAGAGCATTGCAGTAGTATTAGCGAAAGCGAGCAACCATAAGATCTCACACAGTTAATGTTTAAGCCTACCTGTAGTCCACAGTAGCATATCGATTGAAGCTGTAGATGCTACTACAGTATGTTGCGCATACGCGGTAATGAAAGGAGGAGAGCCATGTCGTTTCAAGATGCCTTAGCAGTGGATCTCGGGGTCAGGGCGGATAATGCTGTCAACGGAGCCGGGAGCGAGATTctagaagaaagaaacacTCCACTATACAGGTGCAGTAAGACATCAGGGGGGGATAGTCCATCACAACTGTTGGAATAAGCATGAATGCCAGCAACGCGGCGGCGCGGGGCAGCGAGTCAGAAAACACAATACGGCGTATTATTGTCCGTCGTTATATCGTAGAGAGCTGCAGGTCAGACAGCAAGCCTCGCGAATCTGCCAGACCGCTGCTACTGCCCCTGTTGAAACAGGTGCGCATGACGGATAGCTCTTGTTGTCGCCGAACTTGTGACTCTTCTACCGCCCATGGTGCTAGTAACTGGGAGGCACCCAAGACGTCGCACGGAGTGCAGCGCAACAGCGGTCGAGGGCTCGCACAATGCCTGCCGCCCGTGAGAAGATCCGGAGCTCAACGTCTCTCGGGCCCTGCCTGCCCAACCGTTGACGTGTCTACGAAGTAATGATATAGCATTTGTCTGGTCATCTTTCCTCTCCGTCGTCCCGCCTGGAGCAACGAAAGTCGCACGTTGTATTAGGCAAGATCCGACCACATGGCTTTTCGTGCCAGGTTTCGGATGGCCGCCGGCCACGCGGACGCAAGTAGCCGCCATGTCGGAAGTGGGAAAGCCCCAGGGCCACTTGACTCATTGGGTATGGGTCGACTTGGTTGACGCAGCGGGCCTGGCTGTTTAGAAGTCATGTttggagcttctgctccctgtctggaagaaggagaaaataGGGACCCCGGTCAGCTGTGGCACGACTGTGAGCTTCTagctgccgccgttgtgAAGCAGCTAAAGAAAGAATGGATCACCCGATGGCCCAGGGCAGCCCGGGCGAGTTTCGAGAACGGCCGAGCTGGTATTTGTACGGTGCTGTCGCCTTCTCTTTTCAACATGTTCCAAGTTAGAGTTCCTAGGTTGTGCtcgtatacgagtacagcaaCTCGGCAGCTCGTTTTGCGTTCTCAGGGCCCAACAGTCAACAGTCGACGACGATAAGGCATCGTTGCAACATCCGTCATGTGCATACGGTTGTGTGTGCATGCATGGAGCAAGTAGCCTTGCCGTACCTGTACAGTAGCACGCACGCAAGGTGTTAATCTCAAGATGCTCCGAAGGGTCAGGGCCATCGCCTTTGCCGTAGCATTACATGTGTAGCACCGGCGATGGCCTGCACAAGCACGTACCTGTACTTGGGGCCTGGTATTAACTGGACTGCCCACTAGCAGGCCACTCGCTGATCGCTTGCCAGATGCCACCCTCCACGAGGAAACTGGCCGGAAGAAGGAAtgggcagcaaaagaagaaaacgaggAAACACGACGAAAGAGAGCAAGGCTGTGCTAAGGGGGAGGGTGAAGGTGAGAGCTGCAGGCCTGGGAAATAGATATCGAcactccccctcccccaaacCTCCAAGGTTGGAGTGCCACCTCAGGCACCCGTACCGGATACCTGTTCCTGTTGCTGCAGCGCTCCTGTCTGCTCCTGTCTGCAGTGGTTCCCCTTGTTCCAGTACTTGCTCATGCACCTGTACCTTGTACCTGCACCATGGCCCGACCGGTCTTGTTCTCTCCTTGCCCTTACCCTGGACTCCCGCCAATGGCTGGCCGCTTGAAAGATTTCAGGACCTCTCGCGTAGCCTCGCGTCGCCGCCTTTTCCCCGCGCCTGACGCCTTGCGAAGCCCCCGGTCTTGTCCCAGCCGCTCACATGCACATGCTCGCTCAAGCTTCAAATTTGCTGCGCGACAAAGCGGGGAGCTCTGAGGAGCGCGTTCCAATCGAGGCCCGGACCAATGCCTCAGTCAGTGCTAGTTCCCGCCCGAACAGGTAGCAAATGGCTTGCGATGGAGAGGCAGATGGAGCAGCCGGGCCTTTCATTTCAAGATGCTGCGACCTGTCCCGGACGGAGCATTGCGACTTGTACGACAGGACAGTTCCCCCTACCAAGCTGGCTGCATGTGCTGGTCTGGTGCCATGGAGAGATGAGCAAGCAAGGTACCCGGCTCtaggggagaaaaaaagaaaagaggcttACTCAAGCTTGCACAGGACCGAGTCGTCAAGACGTTTGGTTTGTCCTCTCCGGCCGCGTGCGTGGGTGGCCTGCCGGGCGTGACCGTGAAGCATCCTCGGGTCTACTCCAAGATTGCCCGAAGGCCCAATGGCAGCGTTCGCTCACGCCTGTGCCGTTGGTTCTCGACCTACTGCATCCAGCTGGTGGTGTGGCGAGCAACCCTGTGGATGGACGGCTCTGATGGGATGCCTACTGCACAAACTTGTTTGTTTGGTATCATATGCGGGCGCAGAGCATCTTGTACTTTCCTTGTACCGGTGCTATGATGCCGACCTTGGAGCTATTGGAAACAAGCTTCATAGGATGCCCAAGGTAAGTAAGGTGTGTCTGcggtgtgtgtgtgtgcccTCTGCCCTTGTAGTACTCCTACTGCCCTCGGTGCTGATTCTACCTATCAGCAGGCACCTGGATGAAGACTCATACTTGTTGCCACGCGTGTGTATTACTCCTTTCGAAGGAGGGTGCTGCTACCACGACCGCCACCAGTGCTACATACTGCCAGGCAAGGCCTTGGACACAGACCTATCCATGCTGCAAGCCATGTCGGGCACATGGGCTGGACACATGTTCTCTTGGACTAGGCCGGGTCTTTAATCATCGCTTCAGCAGGCGGGAGATCTGCCCCCCGAAGTCGCATAGAGATGAGCGAAGCATGCAGATTCATCACTGCCGCCTCTCTACTTTACGGCAAGTGCGGAGTACATGCCGGCGTAAATTAGCCGGAAATCGAAATCATTTCTCAACAATGGGCCCAGCCGTGGGTTGCAGAAGCTGAACATTGGCGTGATGGGAACCCTCACCTTCCCGGACGCCCAGCTTTTCGATTCGGCCGACGCCTAGGTGCAGTACTGtatctgtacgagtacatctcGGAGGGGTCCTAGCCGGTGCTGGATGTGCAAACCTGCTCGTCTAATTTCCCTTCCGCTCCCGGGAGGAGTCGTGATCGAGCCATCCACGTAATTGCAGAGGGGGAAGAGCAATCCTTCAATTCAGCCTCAATCTCACGAGCAAAATCCTGGCCCTGGCAGCGTCACATCAAATATACAAGTACAGGCAGAGTGACCGATCGCCGCTTCGATAATTCCGcctatttttcttcttgttttccattcctcttctccctgtCGGCGTTTATTTCGCAAATTTGCGGCGTCGGAAACGGCTGAATACTCTGGACTACTTACAAGGTGTGCCAAGAGCTGAAGTGAGAAGCGCCGTCTGAGTGCCGCATCATGCATCAGAGCATCGGCCTTCCTGCATCATCTTAGTTGTGCATTAGTCAGTGACCCGCATCCTACAGGAATTCTCTCACTCTTGGTCAGATACGCAGTCGAAGCCCTCAAGAATATTAACATGGCTGGCATCGAATGAGGCGCCCCTCGCGAGATCAGCCACCATACTCGTATAAGGTAAATGTACCGGTTTAATCAATGTCCTCAATGGGACCACAAGTACCTACTTTACTTGAGGCGTGGTGTCCACGGCTTCATTTAATACTAAAGTACCTCACTTAGGTGCTAATCAACCGTTATTATTGTAAGGCTTGGTGAGACATTTCGCCAGGAACAGCCCGATCTCCAAATGAATCTATTATTAGCCCCCGTCGGATGACTTGCCTAGCGCTGAAACGCTGGGAGCACAGACGCTAGATGCTCGTTTTTGACGGGTTGGAGAAAAGTAGTAATTCGTACATGATGGCTTTGCGACATTGCCGGATACGAAATAGCATCCGCGAGCGAAATAAGCAGACGCTGAGTGCACCCTGAATCGGCTACAGTACTGTACGCATCAAGGCAGGCTATTTTCTCCACAGGACGGCAATGAAACTCGCTGTACTTGGACGATTCAGGTTTTCTATGTGTATTGAATGCAAGGTCGTCACCATCACTCGACTTCTGCCGGCATATGCAAGTCAACCCACCTCGTAACTTAATGCTTACGGATACGGACGGGTGCTCAACCTTGTTGGAGCTGTAAGAGCATATATTACCTTGCCGTCACTCTGATAGTCTCGTGACCTCAAATGCCCAGTAAGCGGTACCAGGGGGTTGTGATGAAAGATGTACCTGTATAGAGACTTTTGTTCTTCCGCACACACCTATGAATCTTTCTGGTGATGGCCTTAGATCTTATACTAAGTCCTAAGGAACCATCTATAACCATTGGATCATCAATTAACTATTAATATGATTTAAGATAGAATTTGAAATGGCTGAATGGATTAGTAGTAATTGGAATATAAAGAAACGTATCCACGATGAGGTATTCGCATCTTACACGTTGTGACAGCAACATGTGTAGATATATGGCAAAGAGGACGCCCAAACTGTAAACATGTACGATTTCACGACTTCGAGTTATACATAGGTACGAGTCTTTTTATTCAATAAGACACATTGTCGTAGCTTTTGATACACATGTCCTTGGGCCATTAATAGTCGTAGAATCCCTTTCCACTCTTCTTTCCAAGCCACCCAGCATCCACCATCTTTCCTAGCAATACACTTGGGCGGTATTTAGAGTCGCCTGTTTCTGTGTGCAGAACCTTCATGATAGACAAGCAAGTATCAAGGCCAATGAAATCCGCAAGTTGCAGAGGACCCATGGGGACGTTGGTTCCGTTCTTCATAATGGCATCGATTGAGTCTCTGTCGCCAACTCCCGTCTCAAGGCAgatgatggcttcgttgATATAAGGCATGAGAATTCGATTGGCGAGGAATCCAGGAGAGTCAGCCGAAACGGAAGTGACCTTGCCCATTCGCTTGCAGAACTCAACCGCCGTGTCAAGCGTCTCCTTGCTGGTTTGCAAGCCGCTAATAATCTCTACACCCTTCTGAACAGGGACGGGGTTCATGAAGTGAGTAGAAACAActcttgatgaagccgaGGTGTCATTGGGATCGGTGGTagtggcggcagcaatgcGCGtgatggagattgaagaggtGTTGGTCGCCAAGATTGCGTGAGGGGGGGCcaccttggccagcttgctgaagatgtcgaaCTTGAGCTGAGGGATCTCGGGCACAGCTTCGATGATGAAGTCGACAGAAGAGAAATCTTCAATCTTGGTGCTAGTCGTCAGCAGGGAGCGAGCTTGATCAGCTTGTTCCTGAGTAATTCTGGACTTGGACACGTCCTTGGCTAGCAGCTTCTCTATCACGGCTGTCAGTCATGACATCACTTAGCCCGCGGGCACGAGGCTCCAACGCACCAGCAAAAGCAATGCCTTTACTCAATGCCTGCTCAGAAGCATCAACGAGAGTAACCGGAACTTGCGCCCTTTGCGCAGCAACAAGAGCGATGCCCAGGCCCTAAACGCAGTATCAGAATGTCATCTTCACGTGTAAGCGGGATCAATGCTCTCACC
Above is a genomic segment from Trichoderma breve strain T069 chromosome 6, whole genome shotgun sequence containing:
- a CDS encoding 3-hydroxyacyl-CoA dehydrogenase, NAD binding domain-containing protein translates to MASSILRGRALGAVRQARCFSSTPRQYAADVKSVGVLGAGQMGLGIALVAAQRAQVPVTLVDASEQALSKGIAFAEKLLAKDVSKSRITQEQADQARSLLTTSTKIEDFSSVDFIIEAVPEIPQLKFDIFSKLAKVAPPHAILATNTSSISITRIAAATTTDPNDTSASSRVVSTHFMNPVPVQKGVEIISGLQTSKETLDTAVEFCKRMGKVTSVSADSPGFLANRILMPYINEAIICLETGVGDRDSIDAIMKNGTNVPMGPLQLADFIGLDTCLSIMKVLHTETGDSKYRPSVLLGKMVDAGWLGKKSGKGFYDY